CCACATGTTCTAGTGCATGTTGGTTTCATTCTCCCCTTTTTCACTCTCTCTAATATTCTTCAGTTTAAATTTGATTCCTTCTGGTCCAACAGTTTCTTACAGATTATTCAAAACATGaggagttgtttttaaaattcttgtttccTTAAATTGGTTTGTGATTAAATATTATTGCCtgtattctttattctttcagatttttctgaATTTCAGGTTTATACATGCTCTTGGGGGGGGCGTGTGTGAAAGTTTCATGGGCATTTGGGAAATGCATACATACCAGTTAGTTCTCCTCTTAAATAACTATATTGAGAGCTTTTACAGCCTTGTTTTATTATGTCAAATTAATTCTATAATTGAATTAAAGTCACTATCATGCCCTCTGGCTAACACACGTACTTCATGTGTTAGGTACTGTCGGTACCTATCTGATAGCTCCCTTCCTGGAGCAAGTCCTCTTTCTAAACTCTTTTAGGCAttagaggggagggcagaggttCTTCCTGAgattcctgctttttcaaagtaATCAGTctaaaataatccacatgtcAGAGGCACACACTATGGGGTATCAAATTTTACTGCCCTACagtctatttcttctttaaaataaatatattgagaaaAAAGATTATCCCCTTGGATGTTTCCTTACAggaaaaatgaagtcaaactgtGAGTACAATATAACAGCCATTGGTGAGTTCATCCTGCTGGGCTTGGTGGAGACACAAGAGCTATGGTCAGTTGTCTTTGTCATCCTCCTCTTAGCCTACCTGGTCACCGTCGGGGGCAACCTCAGCATCCTGGCCGCCATCTTGGTGGaacccaaactccacacccccatgtacttcttcctgggAAACCTATCCATGGTGGATGTTGGGTGCATCACCGTCACTGTTCCCTCAATGTTGGCTCGTCTCCTGTCCCACAAGCGTACTGTTCCCTATGGAGCCTGCCTCACACAGCTTTTCTTCTTCCACCTTCTGGTTGGGGTGGACTGCTTTCTGTTGACAGCCATGGCATATGACAGATTCCTGGCCATCTGCCGGCCACTCACCTACAGCACCCGAATGAGCCAGACAGTCCAGAGGATTCTGGTGGCTGTGTCCTGGGCTTTAGCCTTCACCAATGCACTGACCCACACAGTAGCCATATCCACCCTGAATTTCTGTGGTCCCAATGTGATCAATCACTTCTACTGTGACCTCCCGCAGCTCTTCCAGCTCTCCTGCTCCAGCACTCAACTCAACGAGTGGCTGCTCTTTGCTGTGGGTTTCATAATGGCAGGTACCCCCCTGGCTCTCATCATCACCTCCTATGCCCATGTGACAGCTGCAGTCCTACGAATCCGCTCCGCAGAGGGCAGGAAGAAAGCCTTCTCCACATGCGGTTCACATCTCACTGTGGTTGCCATTTTCTATGGTTCAGGTATATTTAATTATATGCGACTGGGTTCAGCCAAGCTTTCAGACAAGGATAAAGCTGTTGGCATCTTTAACACTGTCATCAACCCCATGCTGAATCCAATCATCTACAGCCTCAGAAACCCTGATGTGCAGGGTGCCCTCTGGCGAGTGCTCCTGGGGAGGCGACCACTGGCTTGACAAGGTCTTGAGGTCTGGAGTGTcactccctccttttccctttctggaCCAAAGAAGAAATCCTCTAGAGCCACTAACTAAGACTAAATGTCCAGAATTGCTTCTGTCTCCCTGCGCAGGAGAGTTTTTTGTTAGGGCAAAGAGTCATTGTTTCCCAAAGAAGGCATGTCCAATTTATAGACAATAGGTGAGCAGGCTCTGCCAAGGCCAACCCTTTGACAAACTGACACTGTGTGCTACTTTTTCTGGGTAGAAGTGAAGCCTCAAAGCCTTGACTAGTATGGGTTCATGTCCCACAGGGAATGACTCTTTGGGAGGTCATGGAGACCAAAAATATCCAATCAATCCCCACCATGCCCTGCATCCACTATTAGGTCATGTGATTCCCTCAAGTTAACCTATGGATGATCTGGTTATAAACATGAGCCTAGAGATCAGATTCCTTCCATTTTGCCTATCAGGTATCTACAAACCCAAAACAGCAGTTTTCTCTTTCTATCACATGAAGACACCATGGGCTGTAGGAGGGGAAGTCCAGAGGCTTCTGTACAGGTAAATGTTCTCTAGTACCTCTGGAGAGCATGTTCTGtgtgtgaaattttttttaaattttttttaacatttatttatttttgagaggcagagaaagacagatcatgagcagcgGAGGCGAATAGAGAGGGGTCACACAGAATCGGagccaggcttcaggctctgagctgtcatcacagagcccaatgtgggctcgaaaacacgaactgtgagattatgacctgagccaaagtcagacactcaattgactgagccaccctggcacccactgagtgtgaaatttttaaaactccattaaCAAATATGGCTAACCTTATAATATGAATAAtgttcctcatctttttttcctgacatatttcaaatcttttgaaaagataatcttttgtaatataaatattatttacacaTGAACCTTCCCCCCAATATTCATATGAACTTCCTCTCTAAATCCCTTCAGTCCCCAAATCTTCCAGCTGAGATCATCCATATCTGTAAATAAAGTAATATAGTGATGCTCCCCTAAAATGTCCCTTCTCAGTAGGAGAGCAGTCTCTAAGTAGAACGTTCTCTCATCTTGCATGGTACGTTCTAAGCTTTATCCAGTCAGTGTTTGGCTTTATTCCTTCTAGCCTCCCTTTGAGATGAATCACCCATTCTGGGCATCTCTACTGTGCCACTAATGTTTTCTGACTCATTCTCCTAAAACATCCCTTTGACCTTCATTGTGTCCTGGCCACTTTGAGAGTTTTCAGGGGCATGAAAGAATTGAAAGGGCTGGGAAGATTGAGATGAAGAGAAAGGACATGCTGGAGGGAAGCAGAACAAGACTGAAGGTGGAGAGTTTGTGGGGAAATGAAGAAGAGACACATGAGGAGAAGTAGGACAGAGCTGCAAACAAATGGGCTGAGAAAGAAGGATGAAGACACTGGAGAGGACTGACTAGGGTACACAGGAAgtgcagaggagaaagagaaataggatAAGATACCCTGAGAGGGGGACAAAAGgtcaaaggaagggaggggacaaCAAAATTAGTGGGTCAGGGATGAAAGAGGTGGGTTTCTGTGCTGGGCTACTTCCTGCTCTATAGTGTCCAGAATTAACCAGTTTATGCGACCCTCACACCATCATTGTGCTCTATCTTTTCTTCcaagaataaaacaattttcaaagtTCACTGAAAGTGCTAAAAGTGTTTAGGGAGcacattttctgtttgtcttaAAAGAAGGTGTTCCGAGAATGTTAGGGAGGTTTATCAGATGACAAAAGAGGTGAAAGGAAGTGCTGGGTATTTTATCCATCTGCATCTTTCAAATGTCACCAGAGCTGGTGACTAACCATCCACCTCATCAGCTTACCCTGTGCCTTTTGGGTCATGCCAGCCAAGACCGTCAAAACACACAGGGCAAAGATAGCTCTTTCCTGATCCTTTCTTAGCCATCAGATAAGCCTCAGGGATACATACTGAGCTTCCTACATGGTCGAGGAAACTGTCCAGGAAGATCTACAACACGGTCTTCACCTATTCACTTCCTATCATTGGCAATGGTCTTGACTTTGAGTAAGTTCTCTACCTTGTCTGGGCGTGTACTGGACAGGCACAAGGTAACTATCAAGATTCTTCCGCTTGTAATGCCTTCTGACTCTACTAGTTTTAATGAACAGAAAGACTGTGTCACTCTGTTTACCCTGAAGAGTTACCACATCTCCCTACTACCNNNNNNNNNNNNNNNNNNNNNNNNNNNNNNNNNNNNNNNNNNNNNNNNNNNNNNNNNNNNNNNNNNNNNNNNNNNNNNNNNNNNNNNNNNNNNNNNNNNNCACCTATTCACTTCCTATCATTGGCAATGGTCTTGACTTTGAGTAAGTTCTCTACCTTGTCTGGGCGTGTACTGGACAGGCACA
The genomic region above belongs to Suricata suricatta isolate VVHF042 chromosome 17, meerkat_22Aug2017_6uvM2_HiC, whole genome shotgun sequence and contains:
- the LOC115282386 gene encoding olfactory receptor 3A1-like; translated protein: MKSNCEYNITAIGEFILLGLVETQELWSVVFVILLLAYLVTVGGNLSILAAILVEPKLHTPMYFFLGNLSMVDVGCITVTVPSMLARLLSHKRTVPYGACLTQLFFFHLLVGVDCFLLTAMAYDRFLAICRPLTYSTRMSQTVQRILVAVSWALAFTNALTHTVAISTLNFCGPNVINHFYCDLPQLFQLSCSSTQLNEWLLFAVGFIMAGTPLALIITSYAHVTAAVLRIRSAEGRKKAFSTCGSHLTVVAIFYGSGIFNYMRLGSAKLSDKDKAVGIFNTVINPMLNPIIYSLRNPDVQGALWRVLLGRRPLA